In Edaphobacter bradus, the following are encoded in one genomic region:
- a CDS encoding RrF2 family transcriptional regulator, whose translation MLRLTKKADYGLMALKYLAEQKGGSAHSAKDIAEAYHIPPQLLAKILQTLAKARLLVSHAGTNGGYALAKPATEISAVEVIRVIDGPLFITSCITIHGACDLTSTCTIKEPLRKVNDSIKELLSGIYIADLVETSEAEHPAAPVGGGLVSIAI comes from the coding sequence ATGCTTAGGCTTACCAAAAAAGCGGATTACGGCCTGATGGCTCTGAAGTACCTGGCGGAGCAGAAGGGCGGCAGCGCCCACAGCGCCAAGGACATCGCGGAGGCGTACCACATTCCGCCGCAGCTTCTGGCGAAGATCCTGCAGACGCTGGCCAAGGCCCGACTGCTGGTCTCGCATGCCGGCACCAACGGCGGATACGCTCTGGCGAAACCTGCCACAGAGATCTCGGCGGTTGAGGTCATCCGCGTGATCGACGGTCCGCTTTTTATTACAAGCTGCATCACGATTCACGGAGCCTGCGACCTGACAAGCACCTGCACCATCAAAGAACCATTGCGCAAGGTGAACGACAGCATCAAAGAGCTGCTGAGCGGTATCTATATTGCAGACCTGGTGGAGACCAGCGAGGCTGAACATCCGGCAGCGCCGGTTGGCGGCGGTCTGGTGAGTATTGCGATTTAG
- a CDS encoding CDP-alcohol phosphatidyltransferase family protein: MTFLDQFRAAPNLLTLMRLFIIPFLVIEILDNNYRVAFGLFMLAGLSDALDGLLARWLSQRTTLGQYLDPIADKLLLSTLFVVLTHVGLIPRYVTVLVFSRDLGILLISTLLFATSTLRDFRPSILGKFNTLVQITGVVVVMIERLSSSLHLAAVRDGLLRAIAVLAPVSAAQYAWIVIRRVNSQQPTAV; encoded by the coding sequence GTGACTTTCCTTGATCAATTTCGAGCCGCGCCGAATCTGCTCACGCTGATGCGGCTGTTTATTATTCCTTTCCTCGTCATCGAGATACTCGATAACAACTACCGAGTCGCGTTTGGGCTTTTTATGCTGGCCGGCCTGAGCGATGCCCTGGATGGGCTGCTGGCCCGGTGGCTGAGCCAGCGGACGACGCTGGGACAGTATCTTGATCCGATCGCGGACAAACTGCTTTTGAGCACGCTTTTTGTGGTGCTGACGCACGTGGGGCTGATTCCGCGCTACGTGACTGTGCTGGTGTTCAGCCGCGACCTGGGGATTCTGTTGATCTCGACGCTGCTATTTGCTACGAGCACGCTGCGGGACTTCCGGCCTAGCATTCTCGGCAAGTTCAATACGCTGGTGCAGATCACCGGTGTGGTCGTAGTGATGATTGAGCGGCTGTCTTCGTCGCTTCACCTGGCGGCAGTGCGGGATGGGCTGCTGCGGGCGATTGCGGTGCTGGCGCCGGTGTCGGCCGCGCAGTACGCGTGGATCGTGATTCGGCGGGTGAACTCCCAGCAGCCGACCGCAGTTTAG
- a CDS encoding tyrosine-type recombinase/integrase has translation MNQGKLTPLATITFADFIERYFVPNALPTLKQSTRKRYQTTLNYHLKPAFGQKRLCDISTLDIQSFVLSKFDSGSGWEVCNHLRNLMSKIFACAKKWGHFAGDNPATGIDLPEKVEVREKNALTWEQCQKLLAVLPEPIRTMAQVGIHAGLRVGEILGLRWQDVDFLKREIRIQQAAYRGSIGSPKTKGSKRTLPLPPPLAAALRRHYDASPQRDGLVFPTRTGMPFSDCTLLSRFIKPAGKQIGSPWLSWHTLRRTHATLLSHVGASPKEAQAQLGHAHMSTTMDIYTQPIPSHQRAAVERMSQLVTNGDELAATQPEPPLGSLCIQ, from the coding sequence TTGAATCAAGGCAAACTGACCCCACTGGCAACGATCACCTTCGCGGACTTTATCGAAAGATACTTCGTCCCGAATGCGTTGCCGACACTGAAGCAATCCACGCGGAAACGCTATCAAACCACGCTCAACTATCACCTCAAACCTGCATTTGGTCAGAAACGTTTGTGCGATATCTCAACCCTCGATATCCAATCCTTCGTGCTCAGCAAATTCGATTCTGGTTCGGGATGGGAGGTCTGCAACCATCTCCGCAACCTTATGTCGAAGATCTTTGCTTGTGCGAAGAAGTGGGGACATTTCGCGGGGGACAATCCTGCGACCGGAATCGATTTACCGGAGAAGGTCGAAGTCCGCGAGAAAAACGCATTGACCTGGGAGCAGTGCCAAAAGTTGTTGGCCGTGCTTCCGGAACCGATTCGAACGATGGCCCAGGTCGGCATTCATGCCGGTCTGCGCGTCGGGGAGATTCTCGGCCTGCGCTGGCAGGACGTGGATTTCCTCAAGCGGGAGATTCGGATTCAACAGGCCGCCTATCGCGGTTCGATTGGATCGCCGAAGACCAAAGGCAGCAAACGTACCCTACCCCTACCACCACCCCTCGCGGCGGCTCTCCGACGTCATTACGACGCCTCTCCGCAGCGGGATGGACTGGTATTTCCTACCCGTACGGGTATGCCCTTCAGCGACTGCACTCTGCTCTCCCGCTTCATCAAACCGGCGGGCAAGCAGATCGGCAGTCCCTGGCTCAGTTGGCATACCCTCCGACGGACTCACGCAACCCTGCTCTCGCACGTGGGAGCCTCTCCCAAGGAGGCTCAGGCGCAGCTAGGGCACGCACACATGTCCACGACCATGGATATCTACACGCAACCCATTCCCAGCCATCAGCGTGCGGCGGTCGAAAGAATGTCGCAATTGGTGACGAATGGTGACGAGTTGGCCGCAACACAGCCAGAGCCGCCCCTGGGCTCCCTGTGTATTCAATGA
- a CDS encoding protein rep, with protein MALVERKLHPGLYRNQNPRRSPRTPKSGSATRSLDKCIYLATSDTKLSLGQSLAARLEAASKWAGKKRLHAQLRETLRGVAIRNQEKDLSRAWEGVSEADKGPWSAARDYRRLSACQSEWIGFKPTCCNSRVVAVPIGCNHRLCPLCNAARLEHYREPAREILAAMKNPTFLTLTVPNQQRLTAKTYKELRAQWKSFQRSNKSWITGGLYSMETTFNRERLDWHPHIHAVVDFPWPTTGIPREQFVRLKRMIEFAWLRSVSKEARKHYKRSEFERWLRESAANAHSQDWNRRFRRVTHLRPVKGDNAVYEVIKYVTKSSRFLDIPQAVEEFLRAVRGVRVIQTFGTFYNFNSKLEAPITQEDIDALAAAGLDTKVSPGATAAAFLRCDCGKNKFERLGVYAMHDVEMGEDGRWLLRLTRGRQGSCRGSSLTHGGDIWG; from the coding sequence ATGGCTCTCGTAGAGCGCAAACTTCATCCAGGGCTGTACCGGAACCAGAACCCCCGGCGCAGCCCCCGCACGCCTAAGAGCGGCTCCGCAACGCGTTCACTTGATAAATGCATTTATCTAGCAACAAGTGATACAAAACTGAGTCTTGGCCAATCTTTAGCGGCCCGCCTGGAGGCTGCCAGCAAGTGGGCGGGCAAAAAACGGCTCCACGCTCAGCTCAGGGAGACGCTACGGGGCGTTGCCATAAGGAATCAGGAGAAAGACCTCTCCAGGGCCTGGGAGGGGGTTTCTGAGGCCGATAAAGGCCCCTGGAGCGCAGCCAGGGACTATCGGCGGCTCTCGGCCTGTCAATCGGAGTGGATCGGCTTCAAACCGACGTGTTGCAACTCGCGGGTGGTGGCGGTTCCCATCGGTTGCAATCACCGTCTTTGTCCGTTGTGCAACGCGGCCCGCCTGGAGCACTATCGGGAACCCGCCCGCGAGATTCTTGCGGCGATGAAGAATCCAACGTTTCTCACGCTCACCGTTCCGAATCAGCAGCGGTTGACGGCGAAGACATACAAAGAGCTGAGAGCGCAGTGGAAGTCTTTCCAGCGTTCAAACAAGAGCTGGATTACAGGCGGCCTCTATTCGATGGAAACGACGTTCAACCGTGAGCGTTTGGATTGGCATCCACACATTCACGCGGTTGTTGATTTCCCCTGGCCAACAACGGGGATACCGCGTGAACAGTTCGTCCGGCTCAAACGCATGATTGAGTTTGCTTGGCTCCGATCGGTATCCAAGGAGGCCCGCAAACATTACAAGCGGAGTGAGTTTGAGCGGTGGCTGCGGGAGAGCGCAGCAAACGCACACTCTCAGGACTGGAACCGTCGCTTTCGACGCGTGACTCACTTGCGGCCCGTCAAAGGCGATAACGCGGTTTATGAAGTCATCAAGTACGTTACGAAGTCTTCTCGGTTCCTGGATATTCCCCAGGCCGTTGAAGAGTTTTTGCGGGCCGTGCGCGGTGTGCGCGTAATCCAGACGTTCGGCACGTTCTACAACTTCAATTCCAAGCTTGAAGCTCCGATCACCCAGGAAGACATTGACGCGTTGGCGGCGGCAGGCCTCGACACAAAGGTTTCGCCAGGGGCGACGGCGGCGGCGTTTCTGCGATGCGACTGCGGAAAAAACAAGTTTGAACGTCTTGGCGTTTATGCGATGCATGACGTGGAGATGGGCGAAGACGGGCGTTGGTTATTGCGACTGACGCGAGGGCGGCAGGGGAGTTGTCGCGGCAGTTCACTTACCCACGGAGGGGATATATGGGGTTGA